A region from the Aegilops tauschii subsp. strangulata cultivar AL8/78 chromosome 5, Aet v6.0, whole genome shotgun sequence genome encodes:
- the LOC141022658 gene encoding uncharacterized protein produces the protein MAFADEYQGVEAHGNTKLHVIHTNDNKQVATTLAQYERHLSLQRHKIVGIDLEYNNEPEATQKPALYQLSIGKKHPVLLFQLSPLKGFSIDGDKKRLEHVNLEVANFVDI, from the exons ATGGCATTCGCCGACGAGTACCAGGGCGTGGAGGCCCACGGCAACACCAAGTTGCACGTCATCCACACCAACGACAACAAGCAAGTGGCGACCACCCTCGCGCAGTACGAGCGCCACCTCAGCCTCCAGCGCCACAAGATCGTCGGCATCGATCTCGAGTACAACAACGAGCCTGAAGCGACGCAGAAACCTGCCCTCTACCAACTCTCCATCGGCAAGAAACACCCGGTGCTGCTCTTCCAACTGAGCCCGCTGAAAG GCTTCTCCATCGACGGCGACAAAAAAAGGCTAGAGCACGTCAATCTGGAGGTCGCCAACTTCGTCGACATCTAG